In the genome of Caulobacter flavus, the window GCCGTTCGCTGACGGGCCCGAAGAACGCCGACGGGCCGGCCGACCCGATCATCGTCCACCCGGACGTGCGCCGCCTGCTGCTGGAGAACAAGGCCATCATCGAAGGCGGCCGCGCCTTCCTGTTCTGGACCGCCCTGCACGGCGACCTGGCCCACGCCCACCCCGACGAGGCGGTGCGCACCAAGGCCGAGGACTACATGGGCCTGCTGACGCCGGTCCTGAAGGGCTACCTGACCGACCGCGGCTTCCAGGTCTGCTCGAACGCGGTGCAGGTGCACGGCGGCTCGGGCTTCACCGAGCACTTCCCGGTCAGCCAGTACCTGCGCGACTGCCGCATCGCCCTGATCTACGAAGGCACCAACGGCGTGCAGGCCCTCGACCTGGTCGGCCGCAAGCTGGCGGCCAAGGGCGGCCGCGGCGTGATGACCTTCTTCCAGGAGATCGACCAGTTCGTCGGCGAGAACGACGGCGACGCCGAGCTGAAGCCGTTCATCGACGCCCTGGCGGCGACCAAGGCCCAGCTGCAGGACGGCACCATGTGGCTGATGCAGAACGGCCTGCAGAACCCCGACAACGCCGGCGCGGCCTCGACCGACTACATGCACCTCTTCGGCCTGACGGGCCTGGCCTACATGTGGGCCCTGATGGTCAAGGCGGCCAACGCCAAGATCGCCGAAGGCTCCACCGACCCGTTCTTCACGACCAAGGTCGCCACGGCCCGTTATTTCATCGAGCGGGTCTTGCCTGACGCAGGGGCGCATCTGGCCAAACTGAAGACCGGTTCGGCGACCCTGATGGCGCTGCCCGCGGAGGCCTTCTGATCATGAGCGTGCTCGACGTCGCAAAACCCGCCTTCATGGCCGAAGAAGACATCGCGATCTTCGAGGACGCGGTGGGCAAGTTCTTCGACGAGCACGCGCCTGAAAACGTCGTGGCGACCTGGCGCAAGAACCACTGCGTCGATCGCGCGATGTGGAACAAGGCGGGGGAGGCCGGTCTGCTCGGCCTCTCCACGCCCGAGGAATACGGCGGCTCCGGCGGCGACTATCGCCACGAGGTCGTCTTGATGGAGCAGCTGGGCAAGAAGGGCGTCGACGGCTTCGGCGCCAGCCTGCACAACGCCATCGTCATGCCGTACATCTTCCACTACGGCACCGAGGAGCAGAAGCAGCGGTGGTTGCCGCGCCTGTCGACCGGCGAACTGGTCGGCGCGATCGCCATGACCGAGCCGGGCGCGGGCTCCGACCTGCAGGGCGTCAAGACCAGCGCCAAGAAGGTCGGCAACCAGTACGTCGTCAACGGCTCGAAGACCTTCATCACCAACGGCCAGACGGCCAATCTGATCATCGTCGTCGCCAAGACCGATCCGGCCGGCGGCGCGCGGGGCACGAGCCTCGTCGTGGTCGAGACCGACGGGGCCGAAGGCTTCGAGCGCGGGCGCAACCTCGACAAGCTGGGCCACGAGGCCCAGGACACGTCCGAGCTGTTCTTCAACGACGTGAAGATCCCGACCGAGAACCTGCTCGGGACCGAGGAGGGCCAGGGCTTCTTCCAGCTGATGGCCCAACTGCCGCAGGAGCGGCTGAACATCGCCGTGCAGGGGATGGCCACCATCGAGCGGGCGCTGGAGCTGACCATCGCCTACGTCAAGGAGCGCCAGGCGTTCGGCAAGCCGATCATCGCCTTCCAGAACACCCAGTTCGTGCTGGCCGAGTGCAAGACCGAGGCGACCGTCGCCAAGGTGTTCGTCAACCACTGCATCGAGCGCCACCTGAAGGGCGACCTCGACGCCTCGACGGCCTCGATGGCCAAGTACTGGGTGACCGACCTGGAGAACAAGATCGTCGACCGCTGCCTGCAGCTGTTCGGCGGCTACGGCTTCATGAACGAGTACCCGATCGCCCGGATGTACAAGGACAGCCGCGTCCAGCGCATCTACGGCGGCACC includes:
- a CDS encoding acyl-CoA dehydrogenase family protein yields the protein MSVLDVAKPAFMAEEDIAIFEDAVGKFFDEHAPENVVATWRKNHCVDRAMWNKAGEAGLLGLSTPEEYGGSGGDYRHEVVLMEQLGKKGVDGFGASLHNAIVMPYIFHYGTEEQKQRWLPRLSTGELVGAIAMTEPGAGSDLQGVKTSAKKVGNQYVVNGSKTFITNGQTANLIIVVAKTDPAGGARGTSLVVVETDGAEGFERGRNLDKLGHEAQDTSELFFNDVKIPTENLLGTEEGQGFFQLMAQLPQERLNIAVQGMATIERALELTIAYVKERQAFGKPIIAFQNTQFVLAECKTEATVAKVFVNHCIERHLKGDLDASTASMAKYWVTDLENKIVDRCLQLFGGYGFMNEYPIARMYKDSRVQRIYGGTNEIMKLLIARTL